GCGCTGCATGCTTTCCTGCCAGGGCCGCGCCCAGTTGAAGGTGATCACCGTGGGCGCGATCTCGTTGAGGATCGCCAGCTGCTCGGGCTTGACCGGGCCGGTGAGGATCAGGTCGGGCTCCAGTTCCAGCAGGGTTTCCAGGTTGGGATTGTCGATGTCGCCGACCACCTCGATCCCGGCCGGGAGCCTGCCGTCCAGGTAACGTGGCGGTGCCGCCTGGCCACGGCCATTGATGGTGCCGACCGGGGTGACGCCGAGCGCCAGTGCGGTGTCCAGGTCGATCTCGCTGAGGGTGATGACGCGTTTGGGTGCGGCGGGAACGCTTACCGTATTGCCGAAGGCGTCTTGGACCTGGCGGGTTTCGGCCATGGCGGGCAGGGCGAGCAGGCCGGCCAGTAAGGTGGCGGCGAGGCGCCGGGAAATCGTGGGCATCATGGCGTAGCTTCCTTTTCGGTGTGTTCGAGCAGTGCCTCGGTATGCGCGGCCAGGGCCCGGCGGCGACGCGGCACGATGACCGGGGCGCCATCGCCGGGGGCGTGGAGGATGTCGACGTCGGTGTCGTAGAGGCGGTCCACCAGCGCCTTGGTCATCACCTCGCGGGCGGGGCCCATGGCCTGGATGCGGCCGTCGGCCAGGGCGATCAGCTCGTCGCAGTAGCGCGCGGCGATGCCCAGGTCGTGAATCACGATGAGCACCGTGCGCCCGGCGGCGGCGATGCTGTGCACGGCTTCCATCACCTCGGCCTGATGGCCGATGTCCAGCGCACTGGTGGGTTCGTCGAGCAGGATCAGGTCGGTGTCCTGCGCCAGGATCATGCCCAGCCAGACCCGCTGCGCCTGGCCTCCGGAGAGCGAGGCGGCGTTGCGCTGCCAGATGGCATCGAGCTGCATCGCCTCGCGGGCGCGCGCCACCTGGCGGGCGTCTTCGGCGCTCCACTGGTTGAACCAGCCCTGGTGCGGATGGCGGCCGTACTGCACCAGTTGTTCGACGCGGATGCCCTCGGCCAGCACCGGCCGCTGCGGCAGGAAGGCCAGCTCGCGCGCCAGCGCCTTGAGCGAATAGTGGCCCAGCGGCTTGCCGTGAACCTCCACCGTGCCGCGCTGCAGCGGCAGCTGGCGGGCGAGCAGTTTGAGCAGAGTCGACTTGCCGCTGCCGTTGGGGCCGACGATGCCGATCAGCTTGCCGCGGGGCAGGCTGAAGGACAGGTCGTCGAGCACCACCTTGTCCTGGTAGGCGAAATGCAGGTTTTCTGCACGCAGGGCAGTCATCAATCGGCTCCTCGTCTGTCCTTGATCAAGAGGCCGAGCAGCAGGATGCCGCCGAGCAGGCGCGTCATGATTCCGGTGGGGATTTCTTCGGGCTGGGCGAGCACGCGCACCAGTGTGTCGCTACCGAGCAGCAGCACCGCGCCGCATAGGGCCGACAGCCAGATCGGCGCGAGATTATCGCGGGCCAGCCAGGACGCCAGGATCGGTGCGGCCATGGCGATGAACACCACCGGCCCGCCGATCGCCGTGCCCAGCGCCGCCACCAGGATCGCCAGCGCGAGCACGCCGAGCTGGATCGCCGCTACGCGGATGCCGAGGTTCTGCGCGGTGGCGTCGCCGAAGCGCAGCAGCGCCAGCGGGCGGTTGAGCAGCGCCATCAGCGGGCAGAGCAGCACCAGCAGCAGCGCGATGGGGCTGACCGTCTGGTAACTGACACCGGCGAAGTGGCCCATGGTCCACAGGTAGATGCTGCCCAGGTGCACCAAAGGCTGGGTCGACATGGCGAAGTCACCGATGGCGCCGAGTAGTTCGGACAGCGCGATACCGATGACGATGAACAGGTAGCCCTGCTCGCCGGGGCGCCGGCACAGGACGAACAGCGCGGCGGCGGCCAGCACGGCGCCGAGCGGCGACGCCCACCAGGGCCAGTTGCCGAGGGTGAGGTAGAGGGCGAAGGCGACCACCGCCAGCGAGGCGCCCTCGTTGACGCCGATCATGTCTGGCGTGGCCAGGCGGTTGCGCACCAGGGTCTGGATCAGGCAGCCGGCCATGCCCATCGCCAGCCCGGCGACGATTGCGGCGGCGACGCGCGGCAGGCGGATCTTGAACACCATGATCTCCTGCAGCTTGCTGCCATGGCCGGCCAGGGTGGTGAGCACGTCGCGCAGGCCAAGGTTGCCGCTGCCGAGGCTGATGGCCAGCACCGTCAGGGTGGCGAGCAATGCCAGCAGCGTCAGCGAGACCAGCCAGGTGCGGCGATGCAGCAGCAGGCTC
This DNA window, taken from Pseudomonas sp. FeN3W, encodes the following:
- a CDS encoding ABC transporter ATP-binding protein; translated protein: MTALRAENLHFAYQDKVVLDDLSFSLPRGKLIGIVGPNGSGKSTLLKLLARQLPLQRGTVEVHGKPLGHYSLKALARELAFLPQRPVLAEGIRVEQLVQYGRHPHQGWFNQWSAEDARQVARAREAMQLDAIWQRNAASLSGGQAQRVWLGMILAQDTDLILLDEPTSALDIGHQAEVMEAVHSIAAAGRTVLIVIHDLGIAARYCDELIALADGRIQAMGPAREVMTKALVDRLYDTDVDILHAPGDGAPVIVPRRRRALAAHTEALLEHTEKEATP
- a CDS encoding iron ABC transporter permease, with protein sequence MTTLPSPSGVWALRIGALSLLLHRRTWLVSLTLLALLATLTVLAISLGSGNLGLRDVLTTLAGHGSKLQEIMVFKIRLPRVAAAIVAGLAMGMAGCLIQTLVRNRLATPDMIGVNEGASLAVVAFALYLTLGNWPWWASPLGAVLAAAALFVLCRRPGEQGYLFIVIGIALSELLGAIGDFAMSTQPLVHLGSIYLWTMGHFAGVSYQTVSPIALLLVLLCPLMALLNRPLALLRFGDATAQNLGIRVAAIQLGVLALAILVAALGTAIGGPVVFIAMAAPILASWLARDNLAPIWLSALCGAVLLLGSDTLVRVLAQPEEIPTGIMTRLLGGILLLGLLIKDRRGAD